One stretch of Pongo abelii isolate AG06213 chromosome Y, NHGRI_mPonAbe1-v2.0_pri, whole genome shotgun sequence DNA includes these proteins:
- the LOC129053144 gene encoding testis-specific chromodomain protein Y 1-like — protein MHHSIAAISHNFHYTSGDEIGDVHPYAEPGEELEAEKSGYVETQLKQSWHSNCSNPVSFLIASQEFEVESIVDKRRDKNGNTEYLIRWKGYDQQDDTWEPEQHLRNCEKCILDFNRRQTEKQKKLTWTRISRIFTNNARRRTSRSTKASYSKNSPKTQVTDRHHRSKNSKLFAASKIVRRKAASLLSDTQNMEKINSTIKTLAPESPFNDKKTVSGFQELEKLYPIAADQQDTVVFEVTEGKLLQDSLSRPGAEQPGIENKTQIHPPMSQMSGSVTASMATGSATQKGIVVLVDPLAANGTTDMHTSVPRVKGGQRNITDDSRDQPFIKKMYFTIKLTESASTYRDIVVKKEDGFTQIVLSTRSTERNALNTEVIKEIVNALNNAAVDDSKLVLFSAAGSVFCCGLDFGYFVKRLRNDRNRASLEMVDTIKNFVNTFIQFKKPIVVSVNGPAIGLGASILPLCDLVWANEKAWFQTPYMTFGCSTITFQKMMGKASANEMLFAGRKLTAREACAKGLVSQVFLSGTFTQEVMIQIKELASYNQIVLEESKALVHSNIKLELEQANERECEVLRKIWSSAQGTESMLKYVENKTDEF, from the coding sequence CCTCATCgcttcccaggagtttgaggttgaaagTATTGTTGACAAAAGACGAGATAAAAACGGGAATACAGAGTATTTGATTCGGTGGAAAGGTTACGACCAACAGGATGACACTTGGGAACCAGAGCAGCACCTCAGGAACTGTGAAAAATGTATACTTGATTTTAATAGACgacagactgaaaaacagaaaaagctgaCATGGACTAGAATCAGTAGAATTTTTACAAACAATGCCAGAAGAAGAACTTCTAGATCTACAAAAGCGAGCTATTCTAAGAACTCTCCTAAAACGCAAGTGACGGATAGACACCACAGATCCAAAAACAGCAAGTTATTTGCTGCCAGCAAGATCGTTAGGAGAAAGGCAGCTTCACTTCTCTCCGACACACagaatatggagaaaataaattcaactaTCAAGACCCTTGCACCTGAAAGCCCCTTTAACGACAAGAAAACTGTGAGTGGCTTTCAGGAACTTGAGAAACTGTACCCTATTGCAGCAGATCAGCAGGACACGGTGGTCTTCGAGGTGACAGAAGGGAAACTCCTCCAGGACTCTTTGTCACGTCCTGGTGCAGAACAGCCTGGAATAGAGAACAAGACTCAGATACACCCACCAATGTCGCAGATGTCTGGCTCAGTTACCGCTTCAATGGCCACAGGTTCGGCTACCCAAAAAGGTATAGTGGTATTAGTAGACCCATTAGCAGCCAATGGAACAACAGACATGCATACCTCAGTTCCAAGAGTGAAAGGTGGGCAAAGAAATATTACTGATGACAGCAGAGACCAGCCTTTTATCAAGAAGATGTACTTTACCATAAAGCTAACAGAAAGTGCCAGCACATACAGAGACATTGtagtgaagaaagaggatggattcACCCAGATAGTGCTATCAACTAGATCCACAGAAAGAAATGCACTGAATAcagaagtaattaaagaaatagtTAATGCTCTTAATAACGCTGCTGTGGATGACAGCAAGCTCGTGCTGTTCAGTGCAGCTGGAAGTGTCTTTTGCTGCGGTCTTGATTTTGGGTACTTTGTGAAGCGCTTAAGGAACGACAGAAACAGAGCAAGCCTTGAAATGGTGGATACCATCAAGAACTTTGTGAAtacttttattcaatttaaaaagcctattgtTGTATCAGTCAATGGCCCTGCCATTGGACTAGGTGCATCCATCCTGCCCCTTTGTGATCTCGTGTGGGCTAATGAAAAGGCTTGGTTCCAAACCCCTTATATGACCTTTGGCTGTTCAactattacatttcaaaaaatgatgggtaaagcatctgccaatgaaatgttatttgctGGGCGAAAGCTGACAGCACGGGAGGCATGTGCCAAAGGCCTGGTCTCTCAGGTATTTTTGAGTGGAACTTTCACCCAAGAGGTTATGATTCAAATTAAGGAGCTTGCCTCATATAATCAAATTGTACTGGAAGAATCTAAGGCCCTTGTTCACTCTAATATTAAGTTGGAGTTGGAACAGGCCaatgagagagagtgtgaggTGCTGAGGAAGATCTGGAGCTCAGCCCAAGGGACAGAATCCATGTTGaagtatgttgaaaataaaactgatgaGTTTTAG